The Crassaminicella indica genomic interval CATAACATAAAACCGGTACATTACAACTATCAACAATTTCAACAAGTTCTTCTATATGATGCTTTTTCAAAAATTGACATTCATCGATAATTACACAATCTATCTTTTGTTTACTATTCTCTTGTAAAAATATACTCAATACATTTGTTTCATCATCAATAATAATCGCTTCTTTTTCCAAACCTACTCTTGATATAATCTTGCCTATACCATATCTATCATCTAATGCTGAAGTTAATACTAAAGCTCTCTTCCCTCTTTCTTCATAATTGTATGCAACCTTAATAACTTCAATAGATTTTCCTGCATTCATTGTACTGTATCTATAATAAAGCTGTGCCACATATCATCCCTCCTATAATTTTTTTAATATAATCCAATATCTCATCATTTGCACTATTTATATATTGGATATTTCCTCAAAATTTCCTTTAAACAATTTTTTGTAAATCTAAACTACAACCAATACAAGCAACAGCAGTTTTCGTACATTTTCTAAAAATCTTTCCTACAAAAATCATATATATAGGGAGCCAACTCAAGAAATTAAAAAAGAGTTAAAAATATAATTCATCAAACAGTAGCTAGATGTTCAGAAGATGAATTATTTAATGATTTTTCATCAGTTTACCAAAAACTCAATTCTCTTAAAGACAAAATGAAGTCTATTGTATATGCAAAAAGCTTTTATAAATAATTAAACTTTGAAATTGGATCCCTATAAATAAACAATATCAACATTAAAAAATATATGAATATAAGTGAATGACTTTGATAACTTTTGTAAAAAAACTTACTGAAATTTCATAAAAAATACGTTAAGAACCTTCATTATTTGAACGAAGTGAGTTTTGGAGGTTTAGTATTTTTCATGGAATAAAGTTTTGTTTTTTCAAAAGTTATCTGGAATGAACTGTTCTTTATATTTCGTTTTGAAGTTGTTTACCTATATATCTATAATCAAAAATATTTTGGATATACTATAAATAATATTTATTCTATCTTGTTTACAGTTAGTCTCATATTTCAATCTGAAATTTTTTAACTTAGGAGTTGATTTTATGTCCAAAAACAGGCTAGTTGTTCCTCAAGCTAGAAAAGCTTTAGACCAATTCAAACTAGAAATGGCAAAAGAATTAGGCATATCCCTCCTTAATATTACAGATAATAAATATTTAGCTTCATATCATACAGGTTTAATCACTAAAAAGTTAGTAGAGATAGGTGAAAAACAATTATTAGATAAATAAAAATAGAGGACACGAATTCCTGTCGTATCCTCTATTTTTATGGTGCGCCCAGAGAGATTCGAACTCCCGACCTTCTGATTCGTAGTCAGACACTCTATCCAGCTGAGCTATAGGCGCATATTCAAAAAAAAAAATTGGAGGCGGCACCCAGATTCGAACTGGGGAATAAAGGTTTTGCAGACCTCTGCCTTACCACTTGGCTATGCCGCCATTTTTTGGTGACCCATCCGCGGCTCGAACGCGGGACACCTTGATTAAAAGTCAAGTGCTCTACCAACTGAGCTAATGGGTCTTATGGCTGGGGTAGCAGGACTCGAACCTACGAATGCCAGAGTCAAAGTCTGGTGCCTTACCGACTTGGCGATACCCCATTATTTTTGGGGTGGATGATGGGATTCGAACCCACGCATGCAGGAGCCACAATCCTGTGTCTTAACCGCTTGACTACATCCACCATATTGGAGCGGATGATGGGAATCGAACCCACGCTACCAGCTTGGAAGGCTGGAGTTCTACCATTGAACTACATCCGCATATCTTGGAGCGGAAGACGGGATTCGAACCCGCGACCCTCGCCTTGGCAAGGCGATGCTCTACCACTGAGCCACTTCCGCAATTAATTGGTGGAGGAGAGTGGATTCGAACCACTGAAAGCTTAGCTAACGGATTTACAGTCCGCCCCCTTTGGCCACTCGGGAACTCCTCCTAATTCTTTGG includes:
- a CDS encoding thymidine kinase, giving the protein MAQLYYRYSTMNAGKSIEVIKVAYNYEERGKRALVLTSALDDRYGIGKIISRVGLEKEAIIIDDETNVLSIFLQENSKQKIDCVIIDECQFLKKHHIEELVEIVDSCNVPVLCYGLKNDFRNELFEGSYWLLVYADKIEEIKTICWCGRKATTNARVINGKIIKDGEQIQIGGNELYVPLCRKHYNDGRINE
- a CDS encoding alpha/beta-type small acid-soluble spore protein, translating into MSKNRLVVPQARKALDQFKLEMAKELGISLLNITDNKYLASYHTGLITKKLVEIGEKQLLDK